One Paenibacillus sp. FSL H7-0737 DNA segment encodes these proteins:
- a CDS encoding polysaccharide deacetylase family protein: protein MWTLLILAIDAIILYMIVPFVITRILGWGVVSRGNAAKEVAFTFDDGPDPCYTPELLDLLHEHDVKATFFVLGKRAEQFPDLIQRMHREGHQIGIHNYTHTPNWIYSPWTNRRKQVDRTAEIVERITGERPILYRPPWGLLNLGDLVFLRRSYRVVLWSVMVGDWKASVSAAQIKHDLLKKIKPGSIIVLHDNGDTPGADREAPLNMITGLEEVLKEISRRGLKSHRVDELLNKEASRIGEARSSIKHHGQINL from the coding sequence GTGTGGACGCTCCTTATTTTAGCTATAGATGCGATTATTCTTTATATGATTGTTCCGTTTGTGATTACTCGAATATTGGGATGGGGAGTTGTATCCAGAGGAAATGCCGCGAAGGAAGTTGCCTTTACTTTCGATGACGGGCCAGATCCATGCTATACCCCTGAATTATTGGACTTGCTGCATGAACATGACGTTAAGGCAACTTTCTTCGTATTAGGCAAAAGGGCTGAGCAATTCCCGGATTTAATCCAGCGAATGCACCGTGAAGGACATCAGATCGGCATTCATAATTATACACATACGCCTAACTGGATTTACTCTCCATGGACGAATAGACGGAAGCAAGTAGATCGAACAGCTGAAATTGTCGAGCGGATTACAGGAGAGCGGCCTATCTTGTATCGACCACCATGGGGGCTCCTTAATTTAGGCGATCTTGTCTTTCTTAGACGTTCTTATCGGGTAGTGTTGTGGTCTGTAATGGTGGGAGACTGGAAGGCGTCTGTTAGCGCAGCCCAAATAAAGCATGACTTATTGAAAAAAATAAAACCCGGTTCTATCATCGTTCTGCACGACAATGGTGATACACCGGGGGCAGATCGAGAAGCACCGCTGAACATGATCACCGGACTGGAAGAGGTCTTAAAGGAGATTTCAAGAAGGGGGCTGAAGAGCCATCGAGTGGATGAGCTACTGAACAAGGAAGCTAGTCGCATTGGAGAAGCTAGGTCCAGCATCAAACATCACGGTCAGATTAATCTGTAG
- a CDS encoding YkoP family protein has product MVASVSFIKLFSQSLWMMWENLFAIVTKFRSQSVWRYGICKLVVLKYHGESIVCQDGHQILPGDWVGELHLDNRQVVQLTRTLGADRAGIRTARMLREAMKEISRELDSNPELSKVQALTGITLLHRGIIHGIGFEQHPIKSKWQRRWFGIYLRFLLRMLHPEGKHRVEDSTEKLSPKMLVLSKQSLKARFAPRRKEAVS; this is encoded by the coding sequence ATGGTAGCCTCAGTTTCATTTATAAAATTATTCTCGCAATCTCTTTGGATGATGTGGGAGAATCTATTTGCTATTGTCACCAAATTCCGCAGCCAGTCTGTGTGGAGATACGGGATATGTAAATTGGTCGTGTTAAAGTATCACGGTGAAAGTATAGTCTGCCAAGATGGACATCAGATTCTTCCCGGAGATTGGGTGGGTGAACTTCATCTGGATAATCGTCAGGTAGTGCAGCTTACGCGTACCCTGGGCGCTGATCGGGCCGGAATTCGAACTGCACGTATGCTTCGCGAGGCCATGAAGGAGATTAGTCGTGAACTAGATAGCAATCCAGAACTAAGCAAAGTGCAGGCGCTAACGGGGATTACGCTACTTCACCGGGGGATCATTCATGGAATAGGGTTTGAGCAGCATCCTATCAAGTCCAAATGGCAGCGGCGATGGTTCGGAATCTATCTTCGGTTCTTACTTCGGATGCTGCATCCGGAGGGGAAACATCGCGTTGAGGACAGCACGGAGAAGTTGTCTCCTAAGATGCTCGTGCTTAGTAAGCAGTCTTTGAAAGCGCGGTTTGCTCCTCGAAGGAAAGAGGCGGTTTCCTAG
- a CDS encoding sensor domain-containing protein: protein MSQMIRKHVRNFCFLLITFATGLFYFCFYLVGITFGVAMSFTIVGIPILYYVLRSTETFLQHERIRTKVYTDISVRTLPTRSQEQGNIWEKVKAELSDEHNWRAIIGLMLQFGIGMLSLICATLFYLSPIILLLSPILYFIDISSISLFGIENKTLNTSLLFMLLGAVSLWIGAYLGNGLVKMIGRYTRRLVKDFARR, encoded by the coding sequence ATGAGTCAAATGATCCGGAAGCATGTGAGGAATTTCTGTTTCTTATTAATTACTTTTGCCACAGGGCTATTTTACTTTTGCTTTTATTTGGTAGGCATCACTTTTGGGGTCGCGATGTCCTTCACCATAGTAGGGATTCCGATCCTTTATTATGTTTTGCGTTCTACCGAAACCTTTTTACAACATGAGCGAATTCGAACGAAAGTCTATACGGATATCTCCGTTCGGACGCTTCCAACTCGATCTCAAGAACAAGGAAACATATGGGAAAAGGTTAAGGCGGAGCTGTCCGATGAGCATAACTGGAGAGCAATTATAGGGTTAATGCTGCAATTTGGAATTGGAATGCTCAGTCTCATATGTGCAACTCTTTTCTATTTGTCCCCTATTATTCTCTTGTTGTCCCCTATCTTGTATTTCATCGATATCTCTTCTATATCGTTATTCGGGATTGAAAATAAAACACTCAACACCTCACTTCTGTTCATGCTGTTAGGCGCGGTATCTCTTTGGATAGGTGCTTATCTTGGCAACGGTTTAGTAAAGATGATCGGCAGGTATACGCGGCGTTTAGTGAAAGATTTTGCTAGAAGATAA
- a CDS encoding helix-turn-helix transcriptional regulator, with protein sequence MFNLVKQWFWYDWLVLLFRICFSTSFIVTMCYLSEDFTIPFWIVFVWGVISFSVPWFCLQLHYKYYLMAEILLSGGLCLYLAALFPDSYVTFLPIAFMIASNSAQKSYRWSAPITVILIPIMLSKLSQQMDAISMIVNFGLVYTIGFAFHLLVVNHKQNGIIKNQNAVLEQYISQVERMTLLEERDRLSKDLHDTVGHSYTSILMGLETLRTEVNTSEGEQKIDSLLKLTRNGLDDVRKYLHHVGSSQDSLTLMQSLQKLVDDFQTFSKVQVRLRTFGEAYTISKQAKMTLYRCLQESITNAVRHGQASEIVITLHYEEKLIRLEVQDNGLGTEDLKAGFGVNAMKERASNLQGQVYLYSKPGEGTLVTCSLPRLEEIQEEMIRLLLVDDQPYIRDSLRIILEQQPDFEIIGLAENGEQAVGFCEQEQPHVVLMDLNMPDMDGAEATKLIKQKWPGVRVLILTTFQETDLAVEALQNGADGYLLKSTEPQELFEGIRLVHRGVKMITPAITNVLIDHYEMHPTSEAQTEQSNEYGLTPRELEILECLSKGMRYKSIAAKLYLSDGTVRNYASTIYAKLGVRNREEAVEKAFGTLE encoded by the coding sequence TTGTTTAATCTGGTCAAACAGTGGTTCTGGTACGATTGGCTCGTCCTCCTGTTTCGGATTTGTTTTTCTACTTCTTTTATAGTTACGATGTGTTACCTCTCGGAGGACTTTACGATTCCTTTCTGGATCGTGTTTGTTTGGGGTGTGATCTCTTTTTCAGTGCCTTGGTTTTGTTTGCAGCTGCATTATAAGTATTATCTGATGGCGGAGATCCTTCTTTCAGGTGGTCTATGCTTATATTTGGCTGCTCTGTTTCCTGATTCGTATGTAACTTTTCTGCCAATTGCTTTTATGATTGCCAGCAATAGTGCACAGAAGTCCTATCGTTGGTCAGCTCCGATCACGGTGATCTTGATTCCAATAATGTTATCTAAATTGTCACAACAAATGGATGCTATATCGATGATTGTGAACTTTGGCTTGGTGTATACGATTGGCTTCGCTTTTCACTTGCTGGTGGTGAATCATAAGCAGAACGGGATTATTAAGAACCAGAATGCTGTCCTGGAGCAGTATATCTCACAAGTCGAGCGTATGACCCTTCTGGAGGAAAGAGATCGATTATCCAAAGATTTGCATGACACTGTAGGGCATTCTTATACTTCAATTCTTATGGGGCTGGAGACTTTACGTACGGAGGTGAATACCTCTGAAGGAGAGCAAAAGATAGATTCCTTATTAAAGCTAACTCGCAATGGCTTGGATGATGTGCGTAAATATTTGCACCATGTGGGCTCTTCGCAGGATTCATTGACGCTTATGCAGTCCCTGCAGAAATTAGTGGATGATTTCCAGACCTTTTCGAAGGTTCAGGTTCGTCTAAGAACGTTCGGAGAGGCTTATACAATATCCAAGCAGGCTAAAATGACCTTATATAGATGTTTGCAAGAGTCGATAACCAACGCTGTTCGTCATGGTCAAGCCAGTGAAATTGTCATCACCCTGCATTACGAGGAGAAGTTAATTCGACTGGAAGTGCAGGATAATGGATTAGGCACTGAAGATTTAAAAGCAGGATTTGGTGTGAACGCGATGAAGGAACGTGCTTCCAACCTGCAAGGCCAAGTGTATCTCTACTCTAAGCCAGGGGAAGGAACCTTAGTGACCTGTAGTTTACCAAGGCTTGAAGAGATACAGGAGGAAATGATTCGCTTATTGCTGGTCGATGATCAACCTTATATCCGGGATAGTCTGCGAATTATTTTAGAGCAGCAGCCCGATTTTGAGATCATTGGGTTAGCTGAGAATGGTGAACAAGCAGTAGGCTTCTGTGAGCAGGAACAGCCTCATGTGGTGCTGATGGACTTAAATATGCCTGACATGGACGGTGCGGAAGCAACGAAGCTTATTAAGCAAAAGTGGCCAGGGGTACGAGTGCTGATCCTGACTACTTTTCAAGAAACGGATTTGGCAGTCGAAGCACTGCAAAACGGGGCAGATGGCTACTTGTTAAAGTCTACTGAACCGCAGGAGCTATTCGAAGGGATACGTCTCGTACATCGGGGTGTGAAGATGATAACACCAGCTATTACGAATGTATTAATTGATCATTATGAGATGCATCCAACTTCTGAAGCGCAGACTGAGCAGAGTAATGAGTATGGGCTGACCCCGCGCGAGCTGGAAATTCTAGAATGCCTGTCAAAGGGCATGCGTTATAAATCCATTGCAGCTAAATTGTATTTGTCTGATGGAACGGTGAGAAATTACGCTTCTACCATCTATGCTAAGCTGGGTGTACGGAATCGCGAAGAGGCTGTTGAGAAAGCCTTTGGCACATTGGAATAA